aggcagaagtcattttacaagataatgcttagaaggcaaatttatgaatcagttaagtacaaaacatgtttaccagcagatttcaaaagcacaaacccagttccagcaaccaacgctctagcattttatcccatttggttaagacctagatgaccaacaaatttaattccatttgccATTCAAGCAAACCTTCAAaccttcacagtttcaggttaccaaagactttgagagctactttaacaattacccattaataccctgagacagacaattagccATCAGTTTAGTCACCTCTTTGCTATCAGATTTCACGTTCCatctgggcccactccactttaGACGCCATGCTCTCCTGCCAGCAacggggaggggctaggcagtccacatcgggccagagaagacaggaacgtccccaaaacaaaaagagtttcagcagctgcttggggatactccttaaagtctctgtcttgagttagactaaccccagttggctcgagttatagccattaaaagtcagaatcccctcactctctgcttgccccatttcttcaaacacagaaaacaacacaacagacaacaaaaagacaagacaaagacaactgcaggcccagcggtcctgccacagGTGAGGATTTTCTAGGGgtactcaaaccccctgaccacctGCCTAagaggactcgaaccccctgactgcctagggggactcgaactccctggcgatctaccagtggagggaaggagtgtccctgcatccactccagccctggggagcacggctgtgtccagcttctccccggtgggccataccctggagctccgcaaccagacagacaggatcCCGTGATCTTAcgtccggaggcttttcccagaaattctgatgctggctcagttctcatcatTTGATCCCGGATGAGctcccaatgttagggtccgtaatcaaaggaacgagactggtacaaagcgaaggtcaagcaaagctttatttcatgccaagcatcaagaaccaAACTGACTGATCAGGGCTGTCTCTTGGAAAAAaagcgacccctcccagcctcacagactaacttctatagaggtagtttagctgggctatacacaggtggccaatgagattgcaatacacagagaaaactgcacagtcatgctaggtctgcacacacagagaaaactgctaGATTACACACGGGtagccaattgaatttcaatttacccttgTGGATATACAGTAgggccccactgattggatgtcttcacctggcctgacccgcccttgtatctaggctttgcaagtgagttcctcttggggggggggcagggtaaatctaagttcactacataaacacaaaatgactccctctggctaACCATGCCCTTACATCCCTATTACCGTTTCTTCTTGTCTCTTTTATTCACGTCTTTCCCAAGCAGTAGCAACTGCTGCAATCTCAATATGTTGCCCATGACAGCAGCTCTGTGGATCTTTTTGAGATGTTTCATTCGGATGTTATACCGGCGCTGGGGCTTGTTGTCTTCTTCATTCTTGTCAACCGGGGCCCCCAAGCCATTCACCACCTCCCTGCGAAAGGTCAGGGATGAACACACCTTCCCCATCCcgaaagaaaaaaacttcttcATTGCAAAGCCTAGAGGATTCACCAACACTTCACCTTCCACTGGGCTTTTTGCCACTTCTAGACACCAACACTAGCACTAGAGATAAGCCCAACCGACTCACAATGGTTTGGAATGTTGGAGCACCTAACAACCGTAACCATGATGCCAAGCACAAATGCGCTTGCGCACCTCTGAAACCCGCGTGGCTGCGTCTGCGCATAAAGGGCCAGCGACTAAAGGTACCCAAAGCGCATGTGCAAGGCCCAACCCTCTCACATCTCAGTGCTGCGGGGCCTCTGCTGGGCTCgccactggggggagggggggtggcggggggagggggggtggcggggggaggggggtggcggggggaggggggggtggcggggggaggggggggtggcggggggaggggggggtggcgGGTGGCGGGGCCTCCGCTCGGCTCACAGCTCCGGGGCTATAAATCTGGAtagtattattttaaagactCTGAAGACCTACAAGAAActaagaaatgtttattcatgaaAATTACTAAAGTTTGGTTAGAGCTGTGTGAGTCTGTGGTGTGCTCTCACTTCCCATGCCAGAAACTTGTCACTTAGAAAAGGGACTTGCCTGACCTGAGGCAGAGTAAGTCAAAGAGGTGTGGCCTCCATGCTAAGCACACAGAGTTCTCTAACCTGAGGTTGCAATGCTGTTTGGGGGAAACAATATAAGAGTAGGAAGGTATTTAACTGTGAGCTCTGAGAGGTCAGAGAGCCATCTGGATGTGATAAGCACTCCACATAAACTCCAGGTTTACCCGAGGCATGCAGTAGAAACTGAAGCTGGTTcaagccacccacatgcccatGGTTGCCAAGCCATGCACATAcaggcaaaaaagcaaaaaacttgtTAGAAAGCAGAAACCAGGTAGCCTTGAAAATGACCCAAATGTTGAATGGACTAATAAGCTAATAAGCCCACACAGATCCCTCAGCAGAGGAGAAAGCATGAATAATGAGGTCTGCACACAACATCTGCCCAATCTTTGGCTAAATGCTAAAGGATGCAGGCACAGCAGCAACATGTAGGAAGCAagacttaaaaatttaagaaatgaacagagacatcAATGGCTGCACACTGCAGGAGAGACAGACTTCATAAATTTACTGGAGGCAAGTTACTAAACAAGACAACCCCCTGGGGAGGAAATAAGAACCCATAATTGCTACATTACCTGAAATTCAACAAGATTATAAAACAAAGAGACAAGAAAGATGACCCTACTACGAAAAGCATTAAGGAGAAACCATCTGAGTATTTCCAGATGGTAGATTCAgcaaagatttaaaagatttaaaagcaGCTACATGAACATGGTCAAAGACTAATGGAAATAGTGTTGAAAACCATGATGAAAATGACACAACATATGAAGAGTCTCAATAAAaagatacaggggtgcctgggtggctcagtgggttaagcctctgccttcagctcaggtcatgatctgagggtcctgggatggaggcccacatcaggctctctgctcagcagggagcctgcttccccctctctctctgcctgtctatatgcctacttatgatctctctgtcaaataaattaatctttaaaaaataaaaataaataaataaaaagatacaaagtaAATTAAAGATTTGAATGGAAACTTACAGCTGAAAAATATAGAACCTGAAATGGAAAATTCAACTGATTTGAGATGACAGAAAAATCAGTGAACATGAAGAATCAACAGAAATTATTCAATctcaagcagagagggagaaaaaaaaaatgaagaaaatgaacaaagcctGAGACCAGATCAATGATAAGTGTACCAAAACATATGTAAGGAGACccccagaaggaagacagaaaaggattaataaatatatttgaagaagtaATTGCCAAAAATTGcttaaatttgatgaaaaccTAATCTGCAGATCTGTGAAGCTCAGTAAATCCTAACTAGGAAATAGACAAGGACATCCACACCTAAACAAGTCATCATGGGGTCAAACTGCTAAAAGTCAAggataagcaaacaaaaacaaaaccttgaaatctgcaagagaaaaaaaccaaCCTATCACAAAAGGAGACCAAAATTATGATTAACAGCTGActtcttacaaaaaaataatgggAGCTAGGAGTCTATGGGATAAcataatccaaatgaaaaaaaataatggaagctAGAAGTCTATGGGATAACATAATCTAAatgattaaagattttttaaaaaggcaaccgcgtattctttatccagcaaaacgattcttaaaaaaacaaaggcaaaaataaatgatattccCAGAGAAAGACTGTGGAAATAAGATTATATAAAGCACGAGTTATGTCACTGTATTGTTGAGTTGCTGTAACATGCACAGATACAACATATGACACTGGgagcacagagaagaaaatgagatatACTGAAACAAAGTTCCTACATTTGACCAGAATTAGAGTAGACTGATAAGATGCACAAGTCACACCTAGATCAATCACTAAGATGTAActcaaaaaaggagaaacagaaggatCTCTTGAGatatgagaaaaacagaaaagaaaaagcaaaatgggACGTGTAGAAACAAGTACATCAAAACTAAATCTGAATTAACTAAACACTGCACtcaacagagattaaaaaaagcaAGATTGATAAAGAACTTGTGTTCAGAATATATCATCTcttacaccacataataaaacaATGCAAAAGGGACAGTGAGGGTGCTGTGAAtggatgtttctccaaagaaaatatacacatgGCCAATAAAATAGGAGAGGATATCACTAGTGTAGATAAACGTATGTTAATCTATGAGATATTATTTCATTCACACCAGAATGACTTTATCAAAAAGACTCTAAGAATATGCTGTAGAAGATACAGAGAATGATGCATTTCATCAGGTCCGTAAAAAGGTAAACTGAAACTTActacatgacccagcaatttctaCCCCAGAAGTGTacctaggaaaaataaaaacatgcatcCACACAAAGACATGTaaacacacagggagaaggaaggaaggagagagggacagggaaggatgaaagagaagagaaaagggaaagggaagtgggcaattaaaaaatgggacaaTGAATCTGGACCAAGGGTATACAGGGGTTCCTTGTATTATTCAAGTAacatttctgtaagtttgaaattagATCAAAATTtaaagctacaaaaaaaaaagggcaagatACTGTATAGCAAACTCCCTCTATcaacttcttcaatgaagaccaTATACAGCTTAAAAGTTATTAGAAAATTGTaggtaattttaataaaatcacttcAAGAATATAATCTGGTTGTAAAGCCAATACAATGAGCTCTAAAATAATTCTCTATTCAGTTAAATAAAGTCATCTGTAAACCCTGTAACAACATGTTCATATTCACAAAATCTGAATGAAAAGCAAACATGACTTTCCATAACCAGGAGGGTAATTCAAAGTTCACTTTGAAAGGACTGAGACTTGGGGTTAATCTCTCTTTTAATACCAAGCATAATTATATAGTTATTCGGATTTTGAAGTGACTcactttttatttaacaaaatatttgctgctctgaaataaatttcattagTAAGAatgatgatgttttaaaaaaaaaaaaaaagaccatgaaaATGCAAGCTGCATTTCTAAAAGGTTGTAATCATTTAAATTCTGATAAATCTGTACATTTACAATTCTCTCTTAGACAAAAACAGAACTATTTTATATATGGACAATCTGGAGCACAATAATTAAGTGCATCTTAATGAAGTTTCCACCGACCTATGTAGAAATATACTTCACATGAGCCAAATGGCAGCATTTCTTCATCAAAGATAAATGGTACTatctaaaaacaaagataatcCTTTGATAATTTTACATTGCCAAGTAAAAGTACTTTCCAAGAGCTAAaggcacaatttttttaaattttttttttatttatttaaggagagacagtaagagagagcatgagaaaggagaaggtcagagggagaagcagactccctttggagctgtgagcccgatgtgggactcgatcctgggactccaggatcatgacctgagccaaaggcagttgcttaaccacctgagtcacccaggcgccctaaaggcACAATTTTTATTCACATCTAGTAGAGGAACCAACCATAAAATCATTACTTATTTTCAACTGAATAACTGATTAACATTTCTCAAATAAGCTGTTTCCAATCCTaatagttctttattttctttaacatatttGCTATGGGCTGATAATTTGCCATAGGTGTCATCATGAGAATAACCAGAATTAGATTAAATGtgacaaaagagagacaaagtgtTTCACACTCTTGAGTGATACCAAGGCAAGAATCGGAGAAAAGCATCGCAAAAGGAGACTACCGAAACGCTACTTATATATTCCTGCAGCAAAACCAGCAATGCGTCCACTTTAAGAGTTATCATCTCACTTCCAATTTCTTTCCCTCAAGAACAATTTGAATCTCTTTGGCATCCAAAGTCTCATAGGTTAGTAAAGCTTCTGCTAGATTCTTACGCTCTTTTGCATGAGTCTTCAAGATATGTTTCGCTCGTTCATATGAGtcctgaaatgaaaaaaaggagGTATCTAAGAGACAGAAAACTTAGTAGAAGCTAAAatcatgaataagaaaaaaatgtatataaaaaatgtgaactatattcatttctatttataaaagataaaagcatgaagctcttttttaaaattaacatagaatgtattatttgcccaggggtacaggtctgtgaatcatcaggcttacacacttcacagcactcaccacagcacataccctccccaatgtccataacccagccacctccctccctcccacctcttccccccagtaacccccagtttgagtgagattaagagtctcttaaggcaTGGAGCTTTTAAACACCCAGCctatttgattgattgattaattgattgattgataagGCAAGCTTGATTCTCAAAGATTAGTTTCATACTTGCAaacattctatttttaacctCAAAACGTATCACATGGATAAGTGAGGACTACTTAGGTAGTTATACTTAAAGATATATAAGTATATACTATACttatctgctttttaaataagGTCTGAGAACAAAGAAATCTATTTCTCTATTCAATATACATGTTAAAAAGGAAAGGCAGGTTTGCTCCTTTTGCCTTGTGAGATTTCACCAGTTTATTCACTTTAAAGGGTGAGAAAAGATCTACTTTTCTATTCTTATTTGGTAACAACTTACCTGTCAGTCAGTGACTATACCTCTGTAAAATGAGTTTACCAATACCAAGAAGCATACgtcatataaaaataacacaattatgaaaaataaacatcattagACATTCTGAACAAAACTGTTATGGTCAAGTGAAAtatcaaattaaagaaaacatataaagtattataaatatgTCATGGAATATTGAAACTAATAACCTAGGATGAATTAGTATTAACTTTAAAAACTCCATTGGAATGAAATCCTTACACTGTAACAAGTAAGACTATGATaaggtttttatatttctaagtttCATACACACTTGAACCTAAAATGTATACTAGCTAATCATAATTTTCCTTAATAACAACCTAAGTGTGCCATCTAGTGGAAAGAGTATCTACCACCCTCGCAAGCTTAACATTTCAGAAGAGTATTAAGAGCAAAGAAAGTATTTCCAATGCTCTAATACTAGAAGagaaaatttactcaaaataacaaaatagtaaaaaagaatgaagattcaggcaagggagagagaattcctcTTCTGAAACACCTTCTAAACCTTTCCATCATATAAACTTTTCATAAACTTAATGACTTTAAAGCTTTTACCTCCTTGAGTTAATCAAAACCAGGCCTTCCTGGGGAGACTCCAAATCCCTCAAGTGACAGCTACTGATTCACGCCTATCCCAGATATTTCAGGGTAAAGAGGGGACCTTCGCTCCCCTCACCGCTGACAGACTATTACTTTATGACCCTCTTCTATAAAGCATGATTCCTTTGAAGTTAACACCATCTGACTTCAACATCCTTCATTCTGCCACCTACAACCCTAATTCCAGTTCTTGTTCACTAGACTTTCTGCCATTTAGCTCAGTCTTTTCCATTCCAAGACCCACCTTCGTGTACATCCAAATGGAATGCACATATCCAACCTCTGCACTAAGCACCAGACCCACGTATCCCTCCCCATGTGAAATCTTCACTAAGACACCtcaaattcaggggcgcctgggcggctcacttggttaagtgtctgccttcggctcaggtcatgatcccagagtccagggatcaagccccacatcaggctctcggctcaacccggagtctgcttctccctctgccctgcaccCACCCCACTttatgctcatgctctctcgctctctctcaaataaacaaatgaaaaccttgaaaaaagaaatcacttcaAATTCAGTATGTATAAAAACTCAGCTCATAATCTACACACTTCCCCACCTTAGACCATCATCAGTGTTTTCTCAGTCAACAGCACACACAGCTAGATGGCGGCACCAGGCAGAAATTGAGAACACAGCTTTGTTACTTAATTTAGCTGCTCTCTCACCCAAACCTCAGAAAGGCATTCAATTCCACTAGATCAGCATCTCTTGAATGCATTCACTTTTCTCAATTTCCCCTCTCACTGCCCTAATCCAAGCATCTGCGGTGCCTTAAGGAGATTCCGCAGAACCTACTAACTCATCTCACTGAATCGACGCTCACATATTCCGTACTGGACCCTACAATCAAAAagacttttgttttcaaagaccTTTATGCTTCATTCTCAGCATATATATACAGTGAGGCACAAAGCgactaatatttgttgaatataatCTATGTCAGAGTGAAAAACCAATAAAGACTCAAATAATCAAATACCCCCCCTATTCTAACAACACTatggttttacagatgaagtagAATATTTATAATTACTGATATTAACTGTTCCTAGCCTATggtcagaataaaataaagattcagTCTATGACCAGAGGCTCCCAACTACATACTGAAATCATGGCTTCAATGGTGCACTCATTCTCTTGATTATATATAGCGACAGTTTTAAGCAGGGGATAACCATTATCTTCTGGTAGCACCTAACTATTTAGGCACATTAATGACTAGATAGATGAATAAGCACAGAAAAACAGCATTACCCTTAGAAGGATTCTAATTTCTGGTTCAATAGCAGATTGAGTTTCTGGTCTCTGTTTCCCAGTATCACTGTAGGTCATAACTGCAAGCTAAAACAAACGAAAAGAAAGGAATTGAACAGAAACACATCAAACCACTAAAAATGTTAACAGAGGAAGTATTATCCTATACTTAAGGAAACCTCATCAAGGGCAAGAAAGAAATTCAGTATAGAAATTTCATCATTCTTCTAAAAGTGTAAGACTAAAAAGTATGAACAAGAGAGAAACTTTAAAATCCTAAGGATGGTTCTGAGTACCTTCTTAGAAAACCTTTGCCACTATTCCAAATCCAGAAATCCACAATGTAGTGTATTAGAAGTGCTGTGTGAAGCCACAGTGATAACGTAGGAGAGTGAAATACTGGGAAGGGTAAAGTAAACAAGCTTGGCAAACAGAAGCTTTAGGTCATATGAACAGAAACAGAGTATCTTCTCATTTGCTTAACTCATGACATACTATTATTGTCCAAGCAGCCAGAATGGAAAGTGAATACTATGTTTtcgtgcttaaaaaaaaaaaaaaaaagtttagaatgaGCTGTGACAAATCTACTCGGAATGAGACAGGGGGAAAGTAAATGTTAGCAATTTATAATGAGAACCCTCTCCCCTACGGTGcctggggtagctcagtgggttaagagactcacttcaggggcgcctgggtggctcagtgggttaaagcctctgccttcggctcaggtcatggtcccagggtcctgggatcgagccccgcatcgggctctctgctcagcagggagcctgctttccttcctctctctctgcctgcctctctgcctacctgtgctttctgtctgtcaaataaataaataaaatcttaaaaaaaaaatagaaaaggaaggaaaacttccaaattcattctaaaaagagactcacttcagctcCAGTCAcggtcccagagtcctaggatcactgcactgggctccctgctcagccgggagtcttcttctccctctgaccatcccccctctcatgctcgctctctccaataaaaagaaaaataaagtcttagaaaaaagaaCCCTGTCTCATAAGGAGACACTTGGCAAATCATCATTTGATATATGAAGGGGGATAAAATTAGCTATTACCTTTTCACTCATTACAAATTTGGTAACCATCTGCTTTCCAATTTTGGTTGCATTATCAAAATCACTGGAAgcacctaaaatttaaaaatatacatagactcaatatttaaaaatatttttttttaagatttatttatttgacagagagaaatcacaagagaggcaggcagagagagaggaagggaagcaggctctccgctgagcagagagcccgatgtgggactcgatcccaggaccccgagatcatgacctgagctgaaggcagcggcttaacccactgagccacccaggcgccccttaaaaatatttttaaatcagcaAGCACAATCTGACCTAAGGCCATTCTTTACAGCCAACCTGTTGTGATATGGTCAGCTCCAAATATAAGCTCCTCAGCCACTCTTCCTCCCATACTAACATCCATCTGTGCAAGCAGCTGAGCTCTAGTTTCATTCCATCTGTCATTCTCAGGCAAGAGGGACACCTGGACaactggaaacaaagaaaaactccaGACACAGTTGGAAATGCTTCTATTAATGATCAGAATTACCGTCTGGCTCTTGCTATAGCACTTAATGTCATGATGCTGACAGCTCAAAGACATTTAGTAGAGAGATGGTCTCAGGCGACTAATGACAAAACTGGCATtatgcaaaggaagaaaaattctttataaagcAAAAGTTCAATTTACATGTCATAGCTATATAATCCTGCAATAGGATAATGCTGCAATAGGATGGATTTGTGCCCAGGTGCCAAAAAAGGCTTAAAATGTCTATCGttagaaagataagaaaatgaaacttgTACTCAGTgagaaaaatcttagaaagaCTATGGAACCACTAACCTAGTTTCTTTGTGGAGGGAAAAAAGCAATGACATATTTAAGAATAATACTTTGTTGTCATTCCAGACTTAAATTTCatcatgtaaatatataatatttgaaatattagtATTCTTTATTAGCAGGTAAGTTTCACGAGTATCTCTGATCTCACAATGGTTCAGaacattaaagaagaaagttACCAGCAAACTTAGAACTTAGTTGAAtgttctttttaagtattttcctcAACAGTTTCCTACATAAGCTTTTGGAGagtgttatttgaaagaaaagaaaaaaaacaagatactTACATGTCCAAGTGTTGGCCCTCTTGGCATGATTGTAGCTTTGTTGATAGGCATCGCGTCCTTAGTGTAATATGCAATGATAGCATGACCGGATTCATGATACGCtgtgatggttttgtttttattgtcgaTTTCCACACTTCGACGTTCAGGCCCTAAGgataaaaatgtattgaataaAATTATTCCGTTAGCAAGGCATATTTAGATGCATGAAACCCACTTGCCTTTAAGTAATTCTAAGAGTGACATGACTTAATATCGTTATTAAgttattttaaaccaaaataacTTGCGAACTGACAACAAACTTGTAAGAGCTGTCCTCTTACTCTTTACTATCAACCAGGAAAGTTTAATtctatttccagaaaataaatttaaagaaatgtcaCAGCTAAATTGTTCTGAAGCCAATTCAAGATTTAAAATCAAATACTGAAAATTAGCAAAATTTCTTTTATCTGTACAATTATTCTTTTATCAGCAATACCAGATAAGAGTAAACAGTGTACCCCCTGCGCCCAAACAGTATAATCATATAAACTGTATTTGCTCTGTAAGAGGCCCAAATGTGTGGCTACTTTTGAGTAAATATTTTCTTGCTCCTGTACCTTTCTTTCTTGtaacatttttctcaaaaataatgtATTCTCTAACATAACGAACAGTGTAagacagggaaaagaaaagagagagaaaacctacCCATTAGAATTTTATCTTTGGAAAACTCTAGTTCCTTCATGGTAACCATTTCTTTTCCATCAACAGCTTCCTTTAACGCAGCCTGGTTCACAAGATTCTCCAACTCTGCTCCAGAAAAGCCAACAGTACCTCGAGCTATAATTTCTGGATCCACAGCTACGTAGATAAACACAATATTAAAATTCCAAAACGACTCTTCACAAATGACTCATattccaagagaaaaaagaaaacagctatcCTGAACGAGAACTTAAAATACTTATATCACTGTAACTACAAAATAAACTTactttttctaaaggaaaaccaAAACTACCATTAAATAGATCATTAAAATCCCACTGGGACACATCACAAAAgttcttgaatttaaataactttgtgaaaaataaaaaaaatgcagagttgCCAGACATGACTGATAAACCTTCAAATTATGACCTAAACTGTTACTAGCCTAAGCACAACTGAGAATGTAT
This DNA window, taken from Meles meles chromosome 7, mMelMel3.1 paternal haplotype, whole genome shotgun sequence, encodes the following:
- the LOC123946522 gene encoding ATP-dependent zinc metalloprotease YME1L1-like, yielding MSVEFLTNSQKFTVLGGKLPKGILLVGPPGTGKTLLARAVAGEADVPFYYASGSEFDEMFVGVGASRIRNLFREAKANAPCVIFIDELDSVGGKRIESPMHPYSRQTINQLLAEMDGFKPNEGVIIIGATNFPEALDNALIRPGRFDMHVTVPRPDVKGRTEILKWYLNKIKFDQSVDPEIIARGTVGFSGAELENLVNQAALKEAVDGKEMVTMKELEFSKDKILMGPERRSVEIDNKNKTITAYHESGHAIIAYYTKDAMPINKATIMPRGPTLGHVSLLPENDRWNETRAQLLAQMDVSMGGRVAEELIFGADHITTGASSDFDNATKIGKQMVTKFVMSEKLAVMTYSDTGKQRPETQSAIEPEIRILLRDSYERAKHILKTHAKERKNLAEALLTYETLDAKEIQIVLEGKKLEVR